A stretch of the Vitis vinifera cultivar Pinot Noir 40024 chromosome 16, ASM3070453v1 genome encodes the following:
- the LOC100266344 gene encoding leucine-rich repeat receptor-like protein kinase TDR, translating to MNNPPSSSFLLSASCCFFLLRITLVFSAPLPLQLISLLALKSSLKDPLSTLHGWDPTPSLSTPAFHRPLWCSWSGVKCDPKTSHVTSLDLSRRNLSGTIPPEIRYLSTLNHLNLSGNAFDGPFPPSVFELPNLRALDISHNNFNSSFPPGLSKIKFLRLLDAYSNSFTGPLPQDIIQLRYLEFLNLGGSYFEGSIPAIYGNFPRLKFLHLAGNALDGPIPPELGLNAQLQRLEIGYNAFYGGVPMQFALLSNLKYLDISTANLSGPLPAHLGNMTMLQTLLLFSNHFWGEIPVSYARLTALKSLDLSNNQLTGSIPEQFTSLKELTILSLMNNELAGEIPQGIGDLPNLDTLSLWNNSLTGTLPQNLGSNAKLMKLDVSSNFLTGSIPLNLCLGNHLIKLILFGNRLVSELPNSLANCTSLMRFRVQGNQLNGSIPYGFGQMPNLTYMDLSKNKFSGEIPEDFGNAAKLEYLNISENAFDSQLPDNIWRAPSLQIFSASSSNIRGKIPDFIGCRSLYKIELQGNELNGSIPWDIGHCMKLLSLNLRDNSLTGIIPWEISTLPSITDVDLSHNFLTGTIPSNFDNCSTLESFNVSFNLLTGPIPSSGTIFPNLHPSSFTGNVDLCGGVVSKPCAAGTEAATAEDVRQQPKKTAGAIVWIMAAAFGIGLFVLIAGSRCFRANYSRGISGEREMGPWKLTAFQRLNFSADDVVECISMTDKIIGMGSTGTVYKAEMRGGEMIAVKKLWGKQKETVRKRRGVVAEVDVLGNVRHRNIVRLLGWCSNSDSTMLLYEYMPNGSLDDLLHGKNKGDNLVADWYTRYKIALGVAQGICYLHHDCDPVIVHRDLKPSNILLDADMEARVADFGVAKLIQCDESMSVIAGSYGYIAPEYAYTLQVDEKSDIYSYGVVLLEILSGKRSVEGEFGEGNSIVDWVRLKIKNKNGVDEVLDKNAGASCPSVREEMMLLLRVALLCTSRNPADRPSMRDVVSMLQEAKPKRKLPASVGSGGAAAAAAATPLPQKQTVDC from the exons ATGAACAACCCCCCCTCCTCCTCTTTCTTACTCTCCGCATCTTGTTGTTTCTTCTTACTCAGAATCACCCTTGTCTTCTCTGCCCCGCTTCCTCTTCAGCTCATCTCCCTTCTCGCCTTAAAGTCCTCCCTCAAAGACCCCCTCTCCACCCTCCATGGCTGGGACCCCACCCCCTCCCTCTCCACCCCTGCCTTCCACCGCCCCCTCTGGTGCTCATGGTCCGGCGTCAAGTGCGACCCTAAAACTTCTCACGTCACTTCTCTCGACCTCTCTCGCCGCAACCTCTCCGGCACTATACCCCCCGAAATTCGCTACTTGTCCACCTTGAACCACCTCAATTTGAGCGGAAATGCCTTCGATGGTCCCTTCCCACCCTCTGTTTTTGAACTCCCCAACCTTCGGGCTCTTGACATCAGCCACAACAACTTCAATTCCTCTTTCCCACCGGGCCTTTCCAAGATCAAGTTCTTGCGCCTCCTCGATGCTTATAGCAACAGCTTCACCGGCCCCCTCCCTCAGGACATCATCCAGCTCCGCTACCTCGAGTTCCTCAACCTGGGTGGAAGCTACTTTGAAGGCAGTATTCCTGCCATTTACGGCAATTTTCCCAGGCTCAAGTTTCTACACTTAGCTGGGAATGCTCTGGATGGCCCCATACCTCCCGAGTTAGGACTGAATGCCCAGTTGCAGCGCTTGGAGATCGGTTACAACGCGTTTTATGGTGGAGTTCCAATGCAGTTTGCATTGTTGTCCAATCTCAAGTACCTGGACATCTCAACTGCAAATCTTTCAGGTCCTTTGCCGGCACATCTCGGGAACATGACCATGCTTCAGACCTTACTCCTCTTCAGCAACCACTTTTGGGGTGAAATTCCGGTGAGTTATGCTAGGCTGACTGCTCTTAAAAGTTTGGATTTATCCAATAATCAGCTTACAGGGAGTATTCCGGAGCAATTCACCTCTCTCAAGGAGCTCACCATCTTGAGCCTCATGAACAACGAGCTCGCCGGAGAAATACCGCAAGGCATTGGCGACCTCCCAAACTTGGACACCCTATCTCTCTGGAACAACTCTTTGACCGGTACTCTCCCTCAAAATCTAGGATCAAACGCCAAGTTGATGAAGCTGGACGTGTCCTCAAACTTCCTCACTGGCTCCATTCCTCTAAACCTTTGCCTTGGAAaccatttgataaaactcatcCTCTTCGGCAACAGGCTTGTATCGGAGCTCCCCAACTCCTTAGCAAATTGTACTTCATTGATGAGGTTCCGAGTTCAAGGTAACCAGCTCAACGGCTCCATTCCTTACGGCTTCGGCCAAATGCCCAATCTAACTtacatggatcttagcaaaaaCAAGTTCAGCGGCGAAATACCAGAAGATTTCGGCAATGCCGCCAAGCTAGAGTACTTGAACATATCCGAAAATGCTTTCGACAGCCAGTTGCCCGACAACATATGGAGGGCGCCCAGTTTACAGATTTTTTCTGCTAGTTCCAGTAATATCAGAGGGAAAATCCCAGATTTCATCGGGTGTCGAAGCTTGTACAAGATTGAATTGCAAGGAAATGAGTTGAATGGCAGCATTCCTTGGGATATTGGCCACTGCATGAAGCTTTTGAGCTTGAATCTTCGTGACAACTCGCTTACTGGTATAATTCCATGGGAGATCTCCACGCTGCCCTCCATCACCGACGTTGATCTCTCTCATAATTTTCTCACCGGCACCATTCCTTCCAATTTCGATAATTGCAGTACTCTAGAGAGCTTCAACGTCTCATTCAATCTTCTCACCGGTCCCATACCGTCCTCCGGAACCATCTTCCCGAATCTCCACCCGTCGTCGTTCACCGGAAACGTGGACCTCTGCGGGGGAGTTGTGAGTAAGCCCTGCGCCGCGGGAACGGAGGCAGCGACGGCGGAAGACGTGCGTCAGCAGCCGAAGAAGACTGCGGGAGCGATAGTGTGGATCATGGCGGCGGCATTCGGGATCGGGTTATTCGTGCTGATAGCAGGGAGCCGGTGCTTCCGGGCGAACTATAGCCGAGGAATATCCGGGGAGAGGGAGATGGGACCGTGGAAATTGACGGCGTTCCAGAGGTTGAATTTCTCGGCGGATGATGTGGTGGAGTGTATATCAATGACGGATAAGATAATAGGGATGGGGTCGACCGGAACAGTGTACAAGGCGGAGATGCGAGGTGGGGAGATGATAGCGGTGAAGAAGCTGTGGGGAAAACAGAAAGAGACGGTGAGGAAGAGAAGAGGAGTGGTGGCGGAGGTGGATGTGCTGGGAAATGTGAGGCACAGGAACATAGTGAGACTGTTAGGGTGGTGCAGCAACAGCGATAGCACAATGCTGCTCTACGAGTACATGCCCAATGGGAGCTTGGACGACTTGCTGCATGGCAAGAACAAGGGTGACAACTTGGTAGCCGACTGGTACACCAGGTACAAAATCGCTCTCGGCGTGGCTCAGGGCATCTGCTATCTTCACCATGACTGTGATCCCGTCATTGTTCATCGTGATCTCAAGCCCAGCAACATTCTTCTCGACGCCGATATGGAGGCCAGAGTCGCCGATTTTGGCGTCGCCAAGCTCATTCAATGCGATGAATCCATGTCTGTAATTGCCGGTTCATATGGCTACATAGCACCAG AATACGCTTATACGCTCCAAGTGGATGAAAAGAGCGATATCTATAGCTACGGAGTGGTGCTGCTGGAGATACTGAGCGGAAAGCGGTCGGTGGAGGGGGAGTTTGGGGAGGGAAACAGCATCGTGGATTGGGTGAGGTTGAAGATAAAGAACAAGAACGGGGTGGACGAAGTGCTAGACAAGAATGCGGGTGCATCATGTCCCTCCGTCAGGGAAGAGATGATGCTGTTGCTCAGAGTTGCTTTGCTTTGCACCAGCCGCAATCCCGCCGACCGACCTTCCATGAGGGATGTTGTCTCCATGCTGCAGGAAGCCAAGCCTAAGAGGAAGTTGCCTGCAAGTGTCGGCAGCGGCggtgctgctgctgctgctgctgctactCCCTTGCCACAAAAGCAAACTGTGGACTGTTAA